A single genomic interval of Candidatus Binatia bacterium harbors:
- a CDS encoding 30S ribosomal protein S1, with the protein MAEKQDTPNTGDDFETLFEESMRSVKPGGVVRGTVVGITATHVMVDVGYKSEGQIPLQEFLDRQGKPQVKVGDEVDVFFDSSEGEGGGIVLSRQRAENMKVWEDIEKASREGTGVEGVIVAKVRGGFKVDLGVPAFLPGSHVDIRPTRNLDKFVGQRDKFAVLKFNRARGNVVVSRRALLEKERDSLKKDILKILEEGVILEGTVKNITSYGAFVDLGGIDGILHISDMSWGRIGHPSELVKVGDRIKVVVLKFDAERERISLGMKQIMPDPWNAVADTYAVGHRIKGKIVSLVDYGAFVELEKGVEGLIHISEMSWTKKIAHPSKVVQVGETVEVVVLNVDPNHRRISLGLKQVMPNPWEQAKEKYPVGAVVKGPVRNVTDFGIFIGVEEGIDGLVHVSDLHWTKKVKHPSELYKKGDVVEAKVLGVDVQNERFSLGIKQLAPDPWQVIAKKYPVGSKVKGEVASVPDFGVFVRLEEGVEGLIHVSQLSTERVDKPSSLFKVGDTVEAEVINAEPHERKLGLSIRALKKTEERQEMENYLKREKEGGRFSFEAILNEELRLDRDEEPSAEVGRTPQPGDKAKGGNPQ; encoded by the coding sequence ATGGCCGAAAAACAGGATACCCCAAACACCGGCGACGACTTTGAAACCCTCTTTGAGGAGAGCATGCGCTCGGTCAAACCGGGCGGAGTCGTCCGGGGAACGGTGGTCGGCATCACCGCGACGCACGTGATGGTCGACGTGGGTTATAAATCCGAGGGGCAGATCCCGCTGCAGGAATTTTTGGATCGCCAGGGCAAGCCGCAGGTGAAAGTCGGCGATGAGGTCGATGTATTCTTCGATTCCTCCGAAGGCGAAGGAGGAGGGATCGTTCTATCGCGCCAACGGGCAGAGAACATGAAGGTGTGGGAGGACATCGAGAAGGCCTCCCGCGAAGGAACGGGAGTCGAGGGCGTGATCGTCGCCAAGGTGAGAGGAGGGTTCAAGGTCGATCTGGGAGTCCCCGCGTTTCTGCCCGGCTCGCACGTGGACATTCGGCCGACGCGAAATCTCGACAAGTTCGTCGGCCAAAGAGACAAATTCGCGGTGCTGAAATTCAATCGCGCGCGCGGCAACGTCGTGGTCTCGCGCCGGGCGTTGCTGGAGAAAGAGCGCGACAGCTTGAAGAAGGACATCCTTAAAATTCTCGAAGAGGGCGTGATCCTCGAGGGGACGGTCAAAAACATCACCAGCTACGGCGCGTTCGTCGATCTCGGCGGGATCGACGGCATCCTTCATATCAGCGACATGTCGTGGGGCAGGATCGGCCATCCTTCGGAGTTGGTCAAGGTGGGCGACCGGATCAAGGTCGTGGTGCTCAAGTTCGACGCCGAGCGCGAACGCATCTCTCTCGGCATGAAGCAGATCATGCCCGACCCGTGGAACGCTGTCGCCGATACCTATGCCGTAGGGCACCGCATCAAGGGAAAAATCGTGAGCCTGGTGGATTACGGCGCGTTCGTGGAATTGGAGAAGGGCGTGGAAGGACTCATCCATATCTCGGAAATGTCCTGGACCAAGAAGATCGCGCATCCTTCCAAGGTGGTCCAGGTCGGCGAGACCGTCGAGGTCGTCGTGCTCAACGTCGATCCGAACCATCGCCGCATCTCTCTGGGCCTCAAGCAGGTCATGCCGAATCCCTGGGAGCAGGCCAAGGAAAAATATCCCGTCGGCGCCGTCGTCAAGGGACCGGTGCGCAACGTGACCGATTTCGGTATTTTCATCGGCGTCGAGGAAGGTATCGACGGGCTGGTGCACGTCTCCGATCTTCACTGGACGAAGAAGGTCAAGCATCCGTCGGAGCTCTACAAGAAAGGCGACGTGGTGGAGGCGAAGGTGCTGGGCGTCGACGTTCAGAACGAGCGCTTCTCCCTCGGCATCAAGCAGCTCGCGCCCGATCCGTGGCAGGTGATCGCGAAGAAATATCCGGTCGGCTCCAAGGTCAAAGGCGAAGTGGCGAGCGTGCCGGATTTCGGCGTCTTTGTCCGCCTCGAAGAGGGCGTGGAAGGATTGATCCACGTCTCTCAGTTGAGCACCGAGCGGGTGGACAAGCCTTCGAGTCTTTTTAAAGTCGGCGATACCGTCGAGGCCGAAGTGATCAACGCCGAGCCGCACGAGCGCAAGCTCGGCCTCAGCATCCGCGCCCTAAAAAAGACCGAGGAGCGCCAGGAGATGGAGAATTATCTCAAGAGAGAGAAGGAAGGCGGCCGGTTCTCGTTCGAGGCGATTCTCAACGAAGAGCTCAGGCTCGACCGCGACGAAGAGCCTTCGGCCGAGGTCGGCCGAACGCCGCAGCCCGGCGACAAGGCAAAAGGAGGCAATCCGCAATAG
- a CDS encoding prephenate dehydrogenase/arogenate dehydrogenase family protein — protein sequence MFRRMVIAGVGLIGGSLALAAREHGLVEEVIGYGRGEKNLRVALKKGMIDKYFLRSYDIPFETDFLALGTPVQSTVPLMEEFMGCLHPGCIVSDVGSVKAEIVRVMDKLLPPRLPFVGAHPIAGGEQWGAEAARADLFVGQRCILTPTRKTDPAALKKVAALWRKVGAEVEEMDANVHDKILGLVSHLPHALVYALVNLMSRAKVDSTDVIEYCGGGFKDFTRIASSRPELWRDIFLLNRSAVSKGLADYIRSLERLRRMIDNGQGAALEREFALANEARRRIS from the coding sequence ATGTTCCGCAGGATGGTGATCGCCGGCGTCGGCCTAATCGGCGGGTCGCTCGCGCTGGCGGCGCGCGAGCACGGCCTCGTTGAAGAGGTGATCGGCTACGGACGGGGAGAAAAAAACTTGCGCGTGGCGCTTAAGAAAGGGATGATCGACAAGTACTTTTTGCGCTCTTACGATATTCCATTTGAAACCGATTTTCTTGCTTTAGGCACGCCCGTTCAATCCACCGTGCCGCTCATGGAAGAGTTTATGGGCTGTCTCCATCCAGGCTGCATCGTGAGCGACGTGGGTAGCGTGAAAGCGGAGATCGTGCGCGTCATGGATAAGCTGCTGCCGCCGAGGCTCCCGTTCGTCGGCGCGCATCCGATCGCCGGCGGCGAGCAGTGGGGCGCGGAGGCGGCGCGTGCCGATTTATTCGTCGGCCAGCGCTGCATACTCACGCCGACGAGAAAGACGGACCCCGCCGCGCTGAAGAAAGTCGCCGCTCTGTGGCGCAAAGTCGGCGCCGAAGTGGAAGAGATGGATGCCAACGTTCATGACAAGATTCTCGGGCTCGTAAGCCATCTGCCGCACGCGCTGGTCTACGCTCTGGTCAATCTGATGAGCCGGGCGAAAGTGGATTCGACGGACGTGATCGAATACTGCGGCGGAGGATTTAAAGATTTTACCCGCATCGCATCGAGCCGGCCGGAGCTGTGGCGCGATATCTTCCTGCTCAATCGCAGTGCCGTGAGCAAAGGCTTGGCGGATTACATCCGTAGCCTCGAACGGCTGAGGCGGATGATCGACAACGGGCAGGGCGCGGCCTTGGAGCGGGAGTTCGCTCTGGCAAACGAAGCGAGGAGGCGGATATCCTAA
- the aroA gene encoding 3-phosphoshikimate 1-carboxyvinyltransferase has protein sequence MKRPLRGEITVPGDKSIGHRAVIFASIAHGMSRIYNLSGGEDNRSTVGAFKNLGVRISENGGVLSVEGKGWEGLAAPEKIIDCGNSGTTMRLLSGVLAGRPFASTLDGDASLRQRPMQRVIEPLGLMGARIESRGGKDCAPLEIHGGGLKAIRYATPMASAQVKSAIILAGLQAAGVTVIEEPQQSRDHTEVMARAFGAKLEVADGRVISVEGGHKLSADDVHVPGDLSSAAFFMVAAAAVPGSDLLIRELGCNPTRSGVIDVLRRMGVAIEFINPREEAGEPVADIRVRGGKLKGVAIGPEMVARTIDEYPVLAVAGALADGKTTICGAKELRYKESDRIAGMTEQLRRLGVRVEEREDGMTIEGQGRLEGASLGSYGDHRVAMALAVAGLSSRGGVEIDDTACADISFPGFFDLLEGLCR, from the coding sequence GTGAAGCGTCCGCTGCGCGGAGAGATTACTGTGCCCGGCGACAAGTCCATCGGCCATCGGGCCGTGATCTTCGCGAGCATCGCCCACGGAATGAGCCGGATCTACAATCTTTCCGGCGGCGAAGACAATCGCAGCACGGTCGGTGCGTTCAAAAATCTCGGCGTGAGAATTTCAGAAAACGGCGGCGTTTTGTCCGTCGAGGGAAAAGGCTGGGAAGGACTCGCCGCTCCTGAAAAAATTATCGATTGCGGCAACTCCGGCACCACGATGCGGTTGCTTTCCGGGGTGCTGGCGGGCCGGCCGTTTGCTTCCACGCTGGATGGAGACGCTTCGCTGCGCCAACGGCCCATGCAGCGAGTGATCGAGCCGCTCGGATTGATGGGCGCCCGGATCGAAAGCCGCGGCGGCAAAGACTGCGCGCCCTTAGAAATTCATGGCGGTGGGCTCAAGGCCATTCGCTATGCGACGCCGATGGCCAGCGCGCAGGTCAAATCGGCGATCATTCTCGCCGGACTCCAGGCCGCCGGGGTAACTGTTATAGAAGAACCACAACAGTCGAGGGACCATACGGAGGTCATGGCGCGCGCTTTCGGCGCGAAGCTGGAGGTCGCCGATGGCCGAGTTATCTCCGTCGAGGGCGGGCACAAGCTTTCCGCCGACGACGTTCACGTTCCGGGGGATCTTTCTTCGGCCGCATTTTTTATGGTCGCGGCGGCCGCCGTTCCCGGCTCCGATCTGCTGATTCGCGAGCTCGGGTGCAATCCGACTCGGAGCGGAGTCATCGATGTATTACGACGGATGGGCGTTGCCATCGAATTCATTAACCCGCGAGAGGAGGCCGGCGAGCCGGTAGCGGATATCCGGGTCAGGGGCGGAAAATTAAAAGGCGTCGCTATCGGTCCGGAAATGGTGGCGCGGACGATCGACGAGTATCCGGTCCTTGCCGTCGCGGGCGCGCTGGCCGATGGAAAGACGACTATTTGCGGCGCTAAAGAGTTGAGGTATAAGGAATCGGACCGCATCGCCGGCATGACCGAACAGCTTCGGCGGCTCGGCGTGCGGGTCGAGGAGCGGGAAGACGGCATGACGATCGAGGGTCAAGGCCGTCTTGAAGGCGCTTCGCTCGGAAGTTACGGCGATCACCGGGTGGCGATGGCCCTCGCGGTCGCCGGCTTGTCGTCGCGCGGCGGCGTGGAAATCGACGACACCGCGTGCGCCGATATCTCGTTTCCGGGATTCTTCGATTTGCTTGAAGGCTTGTGTCGATGA
- the sppA gene encoding signal peptide peptidase SppA: MARGRSLLKGLGFIFLFILIFFVGVFFYAYLTGGEAGVLTAIGGDAVGVVAIEGAINDSRDTIESLKRFGDSKGIKAVVLRIDSPGGSVAPTQEIYAEVGKLRQKKPVIASLGSVAASGGYYIASACDQVVSNPGTLTGSIGVIMELGNVEELMKKIGIQGTSIKSGPNKDIGSPLRPLSPEGKKILQELVNNVHAQFVGAVAKGRRMPEEKVKELADGRVYSGEQAKGLGLVDVLGNMEDAVDLAAKRVGIQGTPQVVYSRTDQKSWLERLFSSTFIRGLSRQETSGLRYEWSPSLLP; the protein is encoded by the coding sequence ATGGCGCGGGGACGTTCGCTGCTCAAGGGGCTGGGTTTTATTTTTCTTTTCATCCTGATCTTTTTCGTCGGGGTGTTTTTTTACGCCTATCTCACGGGCGGCGAGGCCGGCGTGCTGACCGCGATCGGAGGCGACGCGGTCGGGGTCGTCGCGATCGAAGGCGCGATCAACGATTCCCGCGACACGATCGAGAGCCTCAAGCGCTTCGGCGACAGCAAGGGAATCAAGGCGGTGGTGCTCCGGATCGATTCTCCCGGCGGCTCGGTCGCTCCCACCCAGGAGATCTACGCGGAAGTCGGCAAGCTGCGCCAGAAAAAGCCCGTGATCGCTTCGCTGGGCAGCGTCGCCGCTTCCGGAGGCTACTACATCGCCAGCGCGTGCGACCAGGTGGTATCGAACCCGGGGACGCTGACCGGGTCGATCGGCGTCATCATGGAGTTGGGAAACGTCGAAGAGCTGATGAAAAAGATCGGCATCCAGGGCACCAGCATCAAGAGCGGTCCCAACAAAGACATCGGCTCTCCGCTCAGGCCGCTCAGCCCGGAGGGGAAAAAGATTCTTCAGGAGCTGGTGAACAACGTGCACGCGCAGTTCGTCGGCGCCGTCGCCAAGGGCCGGCGGATGCCGGAAGAAAAAGTGAAAGAGCTGGCGGACGGCCGGGTTTATTCCGGCGAACAGGCCAAGGGATTGGGATTGGTCGACGTTTTAGGTAATATGGAAGATGCCGTCGATCTGGCGGCCAAGCGCGTGGGCATTCAGGGGACGCCGCAGGTGGTTTATTCACGGACGGACCAAAAAAGCTGGCTGGAAAGGCTGTTTTCCTCCACCTTCATTCGCGGCTTGAGCCGGCAGGAAACATCGGGCTTGCGCTACGAGTGGTCGCCCTCTTTGCTTCCGTAG
- the cmk gene encoding (d)CMP kinase, which produces MKKLIVAIDGPAGAGKSTVAKRLAKELGYTYMDTGAMYRAFAWKVRQGGIDLEDEEKLREVLGQTNVELSEREGNLKVLLDGRDVTTEIRTPELSQWASKISALRPVRERMVELQRAMGARGGVVAEGRDIGTVVFPQAEVKIFLTAGPEERAKRRFAELKEQGKRVSLDETLEEMVERDRRDQERALAPLRRAEDAVAIDSTGRTVDQIMERIMQEIKKKMST; this is translated from the coding sequence GTGAAGAAGCTCATCGTCGCGATCGACGGGCCCGCGGGAGCGGGCAAAAGCACGGTGGCAAAGCGCTTGGCAAAAGAGTTAGGTTATACATATATGGATACCGGCGCCATGTACCGGGCCTTCGCCTGGAAGGTCAGGCAAGGCGGGATCGATTTGGAAGACGAGGAAAAATTGCGCGAGGTGCTGGGACAGACAAACGTCGAGCTATCGGAGCGTGAAGGGAATCTCAAGGTCCTGCTCGACGGGCGGGACGTAACTACCGAGATCCGCACGCCGGAGCTGAGCCAGTGGGCGTCGAAGATATCGGCGCTGAGGCCGGTCAGGGAAAGAATGGTGGAGTTGCAGCGGGCGATGGGCGCGCGCGGCGGAGTCGTTGCCGAGGGTAGAGACATCGGCACCGTCGTCTTTCCTCAGGCGGAGGTGAAAATTTTTCTCACCGCCGGTCCCGAAGAGCGCGCGAAGCGGCGCTTCGCTGAGCTGAAGGAGCAGGGAAAGCGGGTCTCTCTGGACGAGACTCTGGAAGAAATGGTAGAGCGGGACCGGCGGGATCAGGAGCGCGCCCTGGCGCCGCTGCGCCGGGCCGAGGACGCGGTCGCGATCGATTCGACGGGCCGCACCGTCGATCAAATCATGGAGCGAATCATGCAAGAAATAAAAAAGAAGATGTCTACATAA
- the aroF gene encoding 3-deoxy-7-phosphoheptulonate synthase, translating to MIVVLKPGLKQEEIEKVIERIESFGLKAHVSEGKERTIIGAIGDERLMADQTLESFPGVEKVLPILKPYKLVSREFQKHNTIIEVSGRQIGGKKVHVMAGPCSVESRDQVLESAIPVKEAGATFLRGGAFKPRTSPYSFQGLGEEGLDYLMHARKITGLPIITEVLDPRDLDLVARYTDVLQIGARNMQNFKLLTEIGRLKLPVMLKRGLSATIQEFLLSAEYIAAEGNRKIILCERGIRTYETETRNTLDISAVPVLKQLSHLPVFIDPSHGTGRWDLVAPMALAGVAAGADGLLIEVHSHPEVALSDGPQSLKPKKFAALMDDLRKVAAALGREV from the coding sequence ATGATCGTCGTATTAAAGCCGGGGCTGAAGCAGGAAGAGATCGAGAAAGTCATCGAGAGAATCGAGAGCTTCGGGCTGAAGGCCCACGTCTCGGAAGGAAAGGAGCGGACGATCATCGGCGCGATCGGCGACGAGCGGCTGATGGCGGACCAGACGCTCGAATCGTTCCCCGGCGTGGAGAAAGTCCTCCCGATCCTGAAGCCCTACAAGCTCGTCAGCCGGGAGTTCCAGAAGCACAACACGATTATCGAGGTAAGCGGCCGGCAAATCGGCGGAAAGAAGGTGCACGTGATGGCGGGACCATGCTCGGTCGAATCGCGCGATCAGGTGCTCGAATCCGCCATTCCCGTCAAAGAAGCGGGCGCGACCTTTTTGCGCGGCGGCGCCTTCAAGCCCAGAACTTCTCCTTACAGCTTCCAGGGTCTCGGCGAAGAAGGGCTGGATTACTTGATGCACGCCAGGAAAATCACCGGTCTCCCGATCATCACCGAGGTGCTCGACCCGCGCGATCTCGATCTCGTCGCGCGCTACACCGACGTCCTTCAGATCGGCGCGCGCAACATGCAGAATTTCAAGCTCCTGACCGAGATTGGAAGGCTCAAGCTGCCGGTGATGCTGAAGCGCGGGCTCAGCGCGACGATTCAGGAATTTTTGCTCTCGGCCGAGTACATCGCCGCGGAGGGAAACCGGAAGATCATTTTGTGCGAGCGCGGTATCCGCACCTACGAGACCGAGACGCGGAATACCCTGGATATCAGCGCCGTGCCGGTGCTGAAACAGCTTTCGCACCTGCCGGTCTTCATCGATCCGAGCCACGGCACCGGGCGTTGGGATCTGGTCGCGCCGATGGCGCTCGCGGGAGTCGCCGCCGGCGCGGACGGGCTTTTAATCGAGGTCCATTCTCATCCCGAGGTGGCGCTGAGCGATGGACCGCAGTCGCTCAAGCCGAAAAAATTCGCCGCGCTGATGGACGATCTCAGAAAAGTCGCCGCCGCGCTGGGGAGAGAAGTCTAG
- a CDS encoding integration host factor subunit beta, with amino-acid sequence MTKRDLIEEINKRFPHLSHRDSEVIINAIFESMVDAMGHGERIEIRGFGSFVVKHRRAREGRNPKSGEIVSVAAKRVPFFKVGKELRLRVDGKPVPKDVE; translated from the coding sequence ATGACGAAGCGGGATTTGATCGAAGAGATTAACAAGAGATTTCCCCATCTGTCGCACCGCGATTCCGAAGTCATCATCAACGCAATCTTCGAATCCATGGTGGACGCCATGGGGCACGGGGAGAGAATCGAGATTCGCGGCTTCGGTAGCTTCGTGGTGAAGCACCGGCGCGCCCGCGAAGGAAGAAATCCCAAGAGCGGCGAGATCGTATCGGTCGCCGCGAAACGGGTGCCGTTTTTCAAAGTGGGCAAAGAGCTGCGCCTCAGAGTCGACGGGAAACCCGTGCCTAAGGACGTTGAATGA